One window of Acipenser ruthenus chromosome 45, fAciRut3.2 maternal haplotype, whole genome shotgun sequence genomic DNA carries:
- the LOC117966936 gene encoding TRAF family member-associated NF-kappa-B activator-like: MEQAFVQLQEQFFRLRALCIRQAEMLDRLTARQGFPNDAGMPVSMPIQCTEGDRNRSEGPFRNREPLPTPGQVEKPPNPAGDHRRGNYNVKYPPGTDDYDVLANGLEGMQIHCLARKTGNKKDFPAHPLHHHRHHHLLGGADSDRKTASPPPAGANGVLQAGRQTGVNHVACPGGLYRPEEAACGSETVCKKDWLEPELEQRGHFEMPWTPGCQLDSEALQLGGILLSNVTLNSQVCEFCQAVFPSETTTRGEYLRHITAHIT; this comes from the exons ATGGAGCAGGCCTTCGTGCAGCTGCAGGAGCAGTTCTTCAGACTGCGGGCGCTGTGCATCAGACAAGCAGAGATGCTGGACAGACTGACAGCCAGGCAGGGCTTCCCAAACG ACGCTGGCATGCCGGTCTCGATGCCCATTCAGTGCACCGAAGGAGACCGGAACCGCTCCGAAGGGCCCTTCAGGAATCGGGAGCCGCTGCCGACGCCGGGCCAGGTGGAGAAGCCCCCCAACCCCGCTGGAGACCACCGCCGGGGCAACTACAACGTCAAATACCCCCCCGGCACGGACGATTACGACGTCCTAGCCAACGGGCTGGAAGGGATGCAGATCCACTGCCTGGCCAGGAAAACGGGAAACAAAAAAGATTTTCCGgctcatcctcttcatcatcatcgtcatcatcatctgTTAGGTGGTGCTGATTCTGACCGGAAAACCGCTTCACCGCCCCCTGCTGGCGCCAATGGGGTACTGCAGGCTGGTCGGCAGACGGGTGTGAATCATGTGGCGTGTCCTGGAGGCCTTTATAGACCAGAGGAGGCAGCTTGTGGTTCAGAAACGGTCTGTAAAAAAGACTGGCTGGAGCCAGAACTGGAGCAGAGAGGCCATTTCGag ATGCCGTGGACGCCGGGGTGTCAGCTGGACAGCGAGGCGCTGCAGCTCGGGGGGATCCTCCTCTCCAACGTCACCCTGAACTCTCAGGTCTGCGAGTTCTGCCAAGCAGTGTTCCCCAGCGAGACCACCACGAGGGGGGAGTACCTGCGGCACATCACCGCACACATCACATAG